The following is a genomic window from Streptomyces chrestomyceticus JCM 4735.
GGCCGCCGTCCGCGCGTGCCGGGGCCGTGCGTGGGCGCGCGGCGGGCGGTCCTTGTTGCGCGCGCGGCGCCGGTAGCCGTACACCACGGCGCCGATGAGCAGGAGGACGACGACGATGCCCGCGATGAGGGGGCCGATGCCGATGGCCAGGTGGGAGGCGGCCGTCGGCGCTTCGACCGGCAGGGGTGCGGCCGTCAGGGGAGCATCGGGAGACATGGGGGCTGCTTACCCCGCCGGCCCCGGTTTGCCATCAAAGGCGCCCCCAAACGAGTGGGTGCGCGCCGGCGGGCACGGGCGCGCTGCCCCTGCCCGCCGTCCGCGCCCTACCGCTCTCCGGCGTGCGCCGCGCGGATCGCGGCGAGGTCGATCTTGTGCATGCCGAGCATCGCGTCGGTGGCCCGCTTCGCCTTCTGCGGGTCGGAGTCGGTGACCAGGCGGAGGAGTTCCGTGGGGAAGACCTGCCAGGAGACGCCGTACTTGTCCTTCAGCCAGCCGCACTGGCCTTCTTCACCGTCGTCCGTGAGCCGGTCCCAGTAGTAGTCCACCTCCTCCTGGTCCTCGCAGCGGACCTGGAACGACACGGCTTCGCTGAACGTGAACTGCGGGCCGCCGTTGAGGCCCATGAACTTCTGGCCGTTGAGGACGAACTCGACCGCCATCACCTCGCCGGGCGTGCCGGGGCCCGCCTCGTTGTAGCGGACGACGCCGCCGAGCCGGGAGTTCTTGAAGATGGACAGGTAGTGGTGGGCCGCTTCCTCGGCCTGGCCGTCGAACCACAGACAGGTCGTGAAACCGTCGATCGCCATGGTGTGCCTCCCGTCGTGTGGGCTCGTGTATACCCGTACGGCGGGAGCCACGCCATAACCAAACCGGTGTTCGAACCGGAGTGCACGGTGATTGACGGAAGTGCGCCCACGCCGCGTACACCATCGTGCCTACGGTCCGGCGTGACCGCACCCCGTCCCCGCGTGCGTGCGCGGTGCGCTCAGTCGGTGGAGAGGACTTCGAGGAGGTCGCCCACCTTGGAGTCGGGCAGGGCGCGGGCG
Proteins encoded in this region:
- a CDS encoding VOC family protein, coding for MAIDGFTTCLWFDGQAEEAAHHYLSIFKNSRLGGVVRYNEAGPGTPGEVMAVEFVLNGQKFMGLNGGPQFTFSEAVSFQVRCEDQEEVDYYWDRLTDDGEEGQCGWLKDKYGVSWQVFPTELLRLVTDSDPQKAKRATDAMLGMHKIDLAAIRAAHAGER
- a CDS encoding DUF6479 family protein; this encodes MSPDAPLTAAPLPVEAPTAASHLAIGIGPLIAGIVVVLLLIGAVVYGYRRRARNKDRPPRAHARPRHARTAARNGTSARETDGVSRESHDAAPAAGVKDMGEYGTRPGDSDEPPPWDEGKSGSFGNG